From Strigops habroptila isolate Jane chromosome 10, bStrHab1.2.pri, whole genome shotgun sequence, one genomic window encodes:
- the LBR gene encoding delta(14)-sterol reductase LBR isoform X1 yields MPNRRFADGEVVMGRWPGSVLYYEVQVTSYDDVSHLYTVKYKDGTELALKESDIRSQSSFRQRKSQSSSSSPSRRSSSRSRSRSPGRPAKGRRRSSSQSREHKDDKKKTISETNLVLLVFKPSENNTRRYNGEPESTERNDTSSIISEQKLKPDLEIARVLEQYSLRPRKEEKKREEIYSEKKIFETKKVIEKASLKSIEKASSKTKELEFGGRIGTFTLIFFLPATVLYLLLMCKQDDPSLMNFPPPLPALESLWEARVFGVFLLWFFLQALFYLLPIGKVVEGLPLSNGRKLQYRINGFYAFVMTAAVIGTLLYFQFELHYLYDHFLQFAVAAAAFSMVLSIYLYIRSLKAPKEELAPGGNSGYFVYDFFTGHELNPRIGSFDLKYFCELRPGLIGWVVINLAMLLAEMKIHNQSMPSLSMILVNSFQLLYVVDALWNEEAVLTTMDITHDGFGFMLAFGDLVWVPFVYSLQAFYLVGHPTAISWPVAAAITILNCVGYYIFRSANSQKNSFRRNPADPKLAYLKSIPTATGKGLLVTGWWGFVRHPNYLGDIIMALAWSLPCGFNHILPYFYVIYFICLLVHREARDEHHCKQKYGLAWERYCQRVPYRIFPYIY; encoded by the exons ATGCCAAACCGGAGGTTTGCGGATGGCGAGGTGGTGATGGGCCGTTGGCCAGGAAGTGTCCTGTACTATGAAGTACAAGTGACTAGTTATGATGATGTTTCTCATCTTTATACTGTGAAGTACAAAGATGGGACTGAACTTGCGTTGAAAGAAAGTGATATAAGA TCCCAGTCATCATTCAGGCAAAGGAAGAGCCAGTCCTCTTCAAGTTCTCCCTCCAGAAGAAGTTCAAGCAGATCTCGATCTAGATCTCCTGGTCGGCCAGCAAAAGGCAGACGTCGTTCTTCTTCCCAAAGCAGAGAACATaaagatgacaaaaagaaaaccatctcGGAAACCAACTTGGTTCTACtggtattt AAACCAAGTGAGAATAACACCAGAAGGTACAATGGTGAACCCGAGAGTACGGAAAGAAATGACACATCCTCCATAATCTCAGAG CAAAAGTTGAAACCAGACCTGGAAATCGCGCGTGTGCTTGAACAGTACAGCTTGCGTCcgagaaaagaagaaaagaaaagagaagagatatattcagagaaaaagatttttgagacaaaaaaagtaattgaGAAAGCATCATTAAAATCAATTGAGAAAGCATCATCAAAAACAAAAGAGCTAGAGTTTGGAGGAAGAATTG GGACCTTCACGCTGATATTTTTCCTGCCTGCTACTGTACTCTACTTGCTGTTGATGTGCAAACAAGATGACCCCAGTCTTATGAacttcccccctcctctcccagcacttGAAAGTCTTTGGGAGGCGAGGgtctttggtgtttttcttctgtggtttttcCTTCAAGCTCTGTTTTACTTACTGCCAATTGGAAAG GTTGTAGAAGGCCTGCCTCTTTCAAATGGAAGGAAACTGCAGTACCGGATAAATG GGTTTTATGCTTTTGTTATGACTGCTGCAGTTATTGGAACTTTATTATACTTCCAATTTGAACTTCATTATTTGTATGATCACTTCCTGCAGTTTGCAgtggcagctgcagctttttctaTGGTCTTGAGCATTTATCTGTATATTCGGTCCCTGAAAGCGCCCAAGGAAGAACTGGCCCCAGGTGGAAATTCTG GGTATTTTGTTTATGACTTTTTTACTGGACACGAATTAAACCCTCGTATTGGCAGTTTTGATCTCAAATACTTCTGTGAGCTGCGTCCAGGATTAATTGGCTGG GTTGTTATAAACTTGGCAATGCTCCTGGCCGAGATGAAGATACACAATCAAAGCATGCCATCTCTGTCAATGATACTTGTGAACAGCTTTCAGCTTCTCTATGTGGTGGATGCTCTTTGGAATGAG GAAGCCGTTTTGACTACAATGGATATTACCCATGATGGATTTGGATTTATGCTAGCATTCGGAGATCTGGTGTGGGTTCCCTTTGTCTACAGTCTGCAGGCCTTCTATTTAGTTGGTCATCCTACTGCAATTTCTTGGCCTGTTGCTGCTGCAATTACTATTCTGAACT gtgTTGGCTATTACATATTCCGTAGTGCAAATTCCCAGAAAAACAGTTTCCGAAGGAATCCAGCAGATCCCAAATTGGCCT ATCTGAAATCTATACCCACTGCAACTGGGAAAGGGCTGCTTGTCACGggctggtggggttttgttcGTCACCCGAACTATCTCGGTGATATCATCATGGCTCTGGCATGGTCCCTCCCCTGTG GTTTTAATCACATTTTACCATATTTCTACGTGATCTATTTCATCTGCTTGCTTGTTCATCGAGAAGCTCGTGATGAACATCACTGTAAGCAGAAATACGGCTTGGCATGGGAAAGGTATTGTCAGCGTGTACCGTACCGCATATTTCCTTACATCTACTAG
- the LBR gene encoding delta(14)-sterol reductase LBR isoform X2, translating to MPNRRFADGEVVMGRWPGSVLYYEVQVTSYDDVSHLYTVKYKDGTELALKESDIRSQSSFRQRKSQSSSSSPSRRSSSRSRSRSPGRPAKGRRRSSSQSREHKDDKKKTISETNLVLLKPSENNTRRYNGEPESTERNDTSSIISEQKLKPDLEIARVLEQYSLRPRKEEKKREEIYSEKKIFETKKVIEKASLKSIEKASSKTKELEFGGRIGTFTLIFFLPATVLYLLLMCKQDDPSLMNFPPPLPALESLWEARVFGVFLLWFFLQALFYLLPIGKVVEGLPLSNGRKLQYRINGFYAFVMTAAVIGTLLYFQFELHYLYDHFLQFAVAAAAFSMVLSIYLYIRSLKAPKEELAPGGNSGYFVYDFFTGHELNPRIGSFDLKYFCELRPGLIGWVVINLAMLLAEMKIHNQSMPSLSMILVNSFQLLYVVDALWNEEAVLTTMDITHDGFGFMLAFGDLVWVPFVYSLQAFYLVGHPTAISWPVAAAITILNCVGYYIFRSANSQKNSFRRNPADPKLAYLKSIPTATGKGLLVTGWWGFVRHPNYLGDIIMALAWSLPCGFNHILPYFYVIYFICLLVHREARDEHHCKQKYGLAWERYCQRVPYRIFPYIY from the exons ATGCCAAACCGGAGGTTTGCGGATGGCGAGGTGGTGATGGGCCGTTGGCCAGGAAGTGTCCTGTACTATGAAGTACAAGTGACTAGTTATGATGATGTTTCTCATCTTTATACTGTGAAGTACAAAGATGGGACTGAACTTGCGTTGAAAGAAAGTGATATAAGA TCCCAGTCATCATTCAGGCAAAGGAAGAGCCAGTCCTCTTCAAGTTCTCCCTCCAGAAGAAGTTCAAGCAGATCTCGATCTAGATCTCCTGGTCGGCCAGCAAAAGGCAGACGTCGTTCTTCTTCCCAAAGCAGAGAACATaaagatgacaaaaagaaaaccatctcGGAAACCAACTTGGTTCTACtg AAACCAAGTGAGAATAACACCAGAAGGTACAATGGTGAACCCGAGAGTACGGAAAGAAATGACACATCCTCCATAATCTCAGAG CAAAAGTTGAAACCAGACCTGGAAATCGCGCGTGTGCTTGAACAGTACAGCTTGCGTCcgagaaaagaagaaaagaaaagagaagagatatattcagagaaaaagatttttgagacaaaaaaagtaattgaGAAAGCATCATTAAAATCAATTGAGAAAGCATCATCAAAAACAAAAGAGCTAGAGTTTGGAGGAAGAATTG GGACCTTCACGCTGATATTTTTCCTGCCTGCTACTGTACTCTACTTGCTGTTGATGTGCAAACAAGATGACCCCAGTCTTATGAacttcccccctcctctcccagcacttGAAAGTCTTTGGGAGGCGAGGgtctttggtgtttttcttctgtggtttttcCTTCAAGCTCTGTTTTACTTACTGCCAATTGGAAAG GTTGTAGAAGGCCTGCCTCTTTCAAATGGAAGGAAACTGCAGTACCGGATAAATG GGTTTTATGCTTTTGTTATGACTGCTGCAGTTATTGGAACTTTATTATACTTCCAATTTGAACTTCATTATTTGTATGATCACTTCCTGCAGTTTGCAgtggcagctgcagctttttctaTGGTCTTGAGCATTTATCTGTATATTCGGTCCCTGAAAGCGCCCAAGGAAGAACTGGCCCCAGGTGGAAATTCTG GGTATTTTGTTTATGACTTTTTTACTGGACACGAATTAAACCCTCGTATTGGCAGTTTTGATCTCAAATACTTCTGTGAGCTGCGTCCAGGATTAATTGGCTGG GTTGTTATAAACTTGGCAATGCTCCTGGCCGAGATGAAGATACACAATCAAAGCATGCCATCTCTGTCAATGATACTTGTGAACAGCTTTCAGCTTCTCTATGTGGTGGATGCTCTTTGGAATGAG GAAGCCGTTTTGACTACAATGGATATTACCCATGATGGATTTGGATTTATGCTAGCATTCGGAGATCTGGTGTGGGTTCCCTTTGTCTACAGTCTGCAGGCCTTCTATTTAGTTGGTCATCCTACTGCAATTTCTTGGCCTGTTGCTGCTGCAATTACTATTCTGAACT gtgTTGGCTATTACATATTCCGTAGTGCAAATTCCCAGAAAAACAGTTTCCGAAGGAATCCAGCAGATCCCAAATTGGCCT ATCTGAAATCTATACCCACTGCAACTGGGAAAGGGCTGCTTGTCACGggctggtggggttttgttcGTCACCCGAACTATCTCGGTGATATCATCATGGCTCTGGCATGGTCCCTCCCCTGTG GTTTTAATCACATTTTACCATATTTCTACGTGATCTATTTCATCTGCTTGCTTGTTCATCGAGAAGCTCGTGATGAACATCACTGTAAGCAGAAATACGGCTTGGCATGGGAAAGGTATTGTCAGCGTGTACCGTACCGCATATTTCCTTACATCTACTAG